A genome region from Nocardia sp. NBC_01730 includes the following:
- a CDS encoding DUF6881 domain-containing protein yields MRYVKVTWHHDFDDEPVHYFHEVGDDNYETRRVQTYRDGHAEWADETHETATAGVAEIPIAPPEEIASQPEFEAEHISQEEFEQQWLRARETRP; encoded by the coding sequence ATGCGGTATGTGAAAGTCACCTGGCACCACGACTTCGATGATGAGCCCGTCCACTACTTCCACGAAGTCGGCGACGACAACTATGAAACACGCCGAGTCCAAACCTACCGCGACGGCCATGCCGAATGGGCCGACGAAACCCACGAAACAGCCACCGCCGGTGTCGCCGAGATCCCGATCGCACCCCCCGAAGAGATCGCAAGCCAACCCGAGTTCGAAGCCGAACACATCTCCCAGGAAGAATTCGAACAGCAGTGGCTACGGGCACGAGAGACACGACCATGA
- a CDS encoding caspase, EACC1-associated type: MRLPDGPRSQLVLIGTSQYEDNHLPNLPAVRHNIEDLKTVLTGSAGAAFPEKNCASAVDVADPGSIWPLLQGAADVAEDLLLVYYAGHGVLDQRGRLYLGLPRTAKKAYHWTSLDMSHIREVMAESGAHNRVLILDCCFSGRAYEAMGGDDPASLATGQVEISGTYTLTSTSANTPAHAPAGDRYTAFTGALLDLLERGAPDAEEFLTLDEIYRHLRRVLRSRNAPAPERKGTNNACDLALVRNPVQYSRHLPLAQRMQSAWTMVSKGIALGHSGRFVEAVDVYEQVITIYRHDPSMRAQVAEALVHKAFAFSQLGWYEEGLNLCDHVITRYFRDPSMQERVAEAMVNKASTLEQLGRFGEELDVCEQVITGYARETSMWDHVAKALANKTFALGQLERYDDAITACEQMIAKYRGSPSQQRLVAAAMVNKAFALGQLERFDEELDICDHVITNYRDNPTPELRKQVAMALVHKAAALAHLGLPGEAVDVYEQVIADYTCDLALSHPVAEARSALDLARKTGLPHPEHFRHALQPSIAEIA, encoded by the coding sequence ATGCGGTTGCCGGACGGGCCCCGCTCCCAATTGGTCCTGATCGGCACCAGCCAATACGAGGACAACCATCTGCCCAATTTGCCAGCCGTGCGTCACAACATCGAGGACCTGAAAACTGTCCTGACGGGCAGCGCAGGTGCAGCATTCCCCGAAAAGAACTGCGCGTCCGCCGTTGACGTCGCCGATCCGGGATCGATCTGGCCGCTCCTGCAAGGGGCTGCCGATGTCGCCGAGGACCTACTGCTCGTCTACTACGCCGGGCACGGGGTGCTGGATCAGCGAGGCCGCCTCTACCTGGGCCTTCCGCGGACAGCAAAGAAGGCCTACCACTGGACGTCCTTGGACATGAGTCACATTCGTGAAGTGATGGCCGAGTCCGGCGCCCATAACAGGGTGCTGATCCTCGACTGTTGTTTCTCCGGCCGGGCATATGAGGCAATGGGGGGCGACGACCCCGCATCGCTCGCGACCGGGCAAGTAGAGATCAGCGGAACATACACATTGACCTCTACCTCCGCGAACACACCTGCGCATGCGCCCGCCGGTGATCGGTATACAGCCTTCACTGGGGCTCTTCTCGATCTTCTGGAACGCGGAGCACCGGACGCCGAGGAATTCCTCACGCTCGACGAAATCTACCGTCATCTCCGACGTGTGCTGCGCTCACGCAATGCGCCGGCGCCGGAACGCAAAGGCACAAACAACGCATGCGATCTTGCTCTCGTCAGGAATCCCGTGCAATACAGCCGTCACCTGCCTCTGGCGCAGCGGATGCAATCCGCTTGGACAATGGTCAGTAAAGGTATCGCGCTCGGGCATTCGGGTCGGTTCGTGGAAGCGGTCGATGTATACGAACAGGTAATCACGATCTATCGTCACGACCCGTCCATGCGGGCGCAGGTTGCCGAGGCTCTGGTGCACAAAGCCTTTGCGTTCTCGCAACTCGGCTGGTATGAGGAGGGGCTGAATCTCTGCGATCATGTGATTACCCGGTATTTTCGCGACCCTTCTATGCAGGAGAGGGTCGCCGAAGCAATGGTGAACAAAGCCTCCACACTTGAGCAGCTAGGCCGGTTCGGCGAGGAATTGGACGTCTGCGAACAGGTGATAACCGGCTATGCCCGCGAAACCTCTATGTGGGACCATGTCGCAAAGGCGCTCGCAAACAAGACCTTCGCGCTCGGCCAATTGGAGCGATACGACGACGCGATAACGGCATGCGAGCAGATGATCGCCAAATACCGCGGGTCCCCATCTCAGCAACGTCTGGTCGCTGCGGCCATGGTGAACAAAGCCTTCGCGCTCGGGCAGTTGGAGCGGTTCGACGAGGAGTTAGACATCTGCGACCACGTGATAACCAATTACCGCGACAACCCAACCCCCGAGTTGCGTAAACAAGTAGCAATGGCGCTCGTCCATAAGGCCGCTGCACTTGCGCACTTGGGTCTACCCGGCGAAGCAGTTGACGTCTACGAGCAAGTGATCGCTGACTACACCTGCGATCTTGCGTTAAGCCATCCGGTAGCGGAGGCGAGGAGCGCCCTCGATCTTGCTCGAAAAACTGGCCTGCCTCACCCCGAGCACTTTCGTCATGCGCTCCAGCCCTCGATCGCGGAGATAGCCTGA
- a CDS encoding effector-associated constant component EACC1, with product MSLRDWLAQEPEFRGCVQARDAVVQPEHMGALEDVLIVALGGGGAATLLAKSISIWLQQRRSGISVRITAPDGTNIEVTGEGPAADEIAKVFGPSAPE from the coding sequence TTGTCTCTGCGAGACTGGTTGGCCCAAGAGCCCGAGTTCCGTGGCTGCGTCCAAGCCCGGGACGCGGTGGTGCAGCCCGAGCATATGGGGGCACTGGAGGATGTGCTGATCGTGGCGCTGGGAGGTGGCGGCGCGGCGACACTTCTCGCCAAGTCGATCTCGATTTGGCTGCAGCAACGTCGCTCCGGGATCAGCGTTCGTATCACCGCACCCGATGGCACCAACATCGAGGTCACCGGTGAAGGGCCAGCGGCTGACGAGATCGCCAAGGTTTTCGGCCCAAGCGCGCCAGAGTGA